The following coding sequences lie in one Arachis stenosperma cultivar V10309 chromosome 5, arast.V10309.gnm1.PFL2, whole genome shotgun sequence genomic window:
- the LOC130980291 gene encoding uncharacterized protein LOC130980291 produces the protein MGDLDFSIEIHHGGKFIDSGQRLEYLGGMVVEDLHFEVDEWSLQEIVSQLKQLGYKGFARVWYKEPGMDLKSGLRELKSDGDAMRMARSLVSNSCKHCEVYVVDGARESNGIQITSTDADYVPEEGEDSADDDGLLEVEVDDESEPSTEEEVFDDSADDGDHDDQFGFEVEDNDPPSNAFGEFTGPLNDERTAAAGTAEGDEGLREGDEQVGGLSDGYETDDIDSYEGDSDDMIKKRRFPKYNEAEMNREYEFQVGLEFKSLSQFKEAIKEHALLNGRDIRFRKNDKVRCIVVCKGRKGKCKWVCFASKVGGSDCFRIKTLNGKHTCGRNYSGRLASSSWISKKIANNISRGEEMKLATVIQTIQDKYMANISVGKAYWARRKAREEVHGRAIQQYAKLRDYCAEILRANPGSSLTILVDRPSLTHQPRFMRMYMCLDAVKKGFLAGCRSIIGVDGCHLKGDHGQ, from the coding sequence ATGGGTGATTTGGATTTCAGTATCGAAATCCACCATGGTGGCAAATTTATTGACAGTGGACAACGATTAGAGTATTTAGGAGGAATGGTTGTGGAGGATTTACATTTTGAGGTTGATGAATGGTCATTACAAGAGATTGTCAGTCAGCTAAAGCAACTAGGGTATAAGGGTTTCGCTAGGGTCTGGTACAAGGAACCTGGGATGGATTTGAAGTCAGGTCTTAGAGAGTTGAAGTCCGATGGGGATGCAATGAGAATGGCTAGGTCACTGGTGTCAAATTCCTGCAAACATTGCGAGGTATATGTTGTCGATGGAGCCAGAGAAAGTAATGGGATTCAGATCACTTCAACTGATGCTGATTATGTGCCAGAGGAAGGTGAGGACAGTGCTGATGATGATGGGTTGTTAGAGGTTGAAGTGGATGATGAGTCAGAGCCTTCTACTGAAGAAGAGGTATTTGATGATAGTGCTGATGATGGTGACCATGATGATCAGTTTGGGTTTGAGGTGGAGGATAATGATCCACCATCAAATGCATTTGGGGAATTTACTGGTCCACTAAATGATGAGAGAACTGCAGCAGCTGGAACAGCTGAAGGTGATGAAGGTTTAAGGGAGGGTGATGAGCAAGTTGGGGGCTTATCTGATGGATATGAGACTGATGACATAGATAGTTATGAGGGAGACTCTGATGATATGATAAAAAAGAGGAGGTTCCCTAAGTACAATGAGGCAGAGATGAACAGAGAGTATGAATTTCAGGTGGGGTTGGAATTTAAATCACTTAGTCAATTCAAAGAGGCTATTAAGGAGCATGCCCTATTGAATGGTAGGGACATTAGGTTTCGAAAAAATGATAAGGTGAGGTGTATAGTTGTTTGCAAAGGAAGAAAGGGAAAGTGCAAGTGGGTTTGTTTTGCGAGTAAGGTGGGGGGTTCTGACTGTTTCCGGATCAAGACGTTGAATGGAAAGCATACATGTGGAAGGAACTATAGCGGAAGACTTGCATCAAGTAGTTGGATCTCAAAGAAGATTGCCAACAACATCAGTAGAGGGGAAGAGATGAAACTTGCGACAGTTATTCAGACTATACAAGACAAATACATGGCCAATATCAGTGTTGGTAAGGCTTACTGGGCAAGGAGGAAGGCAAGAGAAGAGGTACATGGGCGGGCAATCCAACAGTATGCTAAACTAAGGGATTACTGTGCAGAGATACTTAGGGCAAATCCAGGATCTAGTCTGACCATATTGGTTGATAGGCCTTCTCTTACGCACCAGCCCCGATTTATGAGAATGTACATGTGCCTTGATGCAGTCAAGAAAGGCTTCTTGGCGGGGTGTAGATCTATTATTGGCGTGGATGGATGTCACTTGAAGGGCGACCATGGACAGTAG